The sequence below is a genomic window from Eubalaena glacialis isolate mEubGla1 chromosome 13, mEubGla1.1.hap2.+ XY, whole genome shotgun sequence.
TGAGAAATAGACATAATGAATGTAAGGCACCTGCCATGGTGTTTGGCTCCAAGTAGGATGCTTTGCTATTGTTACTGATGAAGATCACAGAGAATATTGCTGAGAGGTAGTATAGCATGGTGGATAAGAACATGGACTCCACAGTCAAGCAACTGGGCTCAAATCCTAGTACTCCGCCCCCTTACTAACCTATGTAACCTTGAGCATGTTATTTAActgctctgggactcagtttctttgtctgtaaaatggggatctaATAATGCTTTCCCTATAGGATGTTGTGAGTATAGAATTAAATAATACTTGTAAAGCACACAGAGTATCACCAGGCAATACTAGGTGTTTCATATACATTAGTCATGATTTGTTACAAAGACTGACAATGGGGGACAATAGGACCTTGGCTGGTGCCCCCAAAATACTTCCCTGCCAAGTTCcctctcattaatttttttgtccatttatcagATCTGTAGGCAGAGCAAACTGCtcagacacacagagaagtgTGTATAGCTGTAATTACCAATATATTCACCCCTTACTACAGTCAAGCACAGCTAAGCATTACATGGATTTTTCCTACATCAATCATGTGAGCCTCCCAAGGACACTCTGAGGTGGGTTCTATCATTAttattccatttcacagatgaagaaataatttttagagaGCATAATTGATGGATGGTCAGCAGCGAATAATTCCTCAGCATCTGCTATGTGCAGGCAGGAAGCTAGGCTCCCTGGAAAGCAGCCTTTATGCCTTTTATGAAGCTTAGTGTGGTCCCACATTCAGGAAGCTTCCTCTAGTGAAGAAAcaagttttttccttctttcgaCTACCATTAAGCACCTTTTCTGTAGCAGGAACAGAGCTAAAGATTCCTAACAGGTTTGTGCCCTGTGAGTGGCACAGTCTTAGAGATGGGAGAAACCCTTGTGGGAAGATGGGGCACACCCTCCAAGAATTTACAGGTTTtcttcaggaggaaaaaaaaaaaacaaactgggaAAAGTAAGCAGGAGAAAGTGAAAAGGTGACAAGGAGATGAGAAGTTTAGGAGGACACAGGACCAACCCAAGTCTAGATGGGCAAATACTTTTCCTTCCCCGCAGCTCTGGGCCTTGGTTCCCCATTTGCCAACAGTAGGGCTGAAGTCTCTGACAGGGAAAACACGATAGGATTGTGTTGGGAAGCCAGCGAGTCGCGGACTCCTCCGCCTTTGCCCAGTGGAGCCGCTCCtgtagagaaggaagggagggaacgaAAGCCCAGGGCAAAGGCGCGCAGGCAGGGCGCCAGATCCCACTGCACCCTGCATCCCCCACCTGACCCCCTGTGCAACCAGAATCAGACAAGTGGCATCAATGGAGAGGACAAGCCAACTCCAGCAGAGGAGCCTGCCTGGGGTGGTCGtgaaaagcagagagaagaaaaaggctaGGGAGGCGAAGATCGGTCAGTACGCACCGCGCTTCATTGACTGGATACCTGGGTTTAGAGTCCTGAGCTTCGCGAACCTGGAGAGGGGAGGTAAGAGCTGAGAGGGCTCCAGCAGTCGGTACTGTAGGAGGCGGCAGTCGGGTGCCCGGTCCACTGCTAGAGCGCGACCCTACAATCCAGAACGAGCCCCTGCAGTAAACCCCACCCCGGGAATGATCGCGCTAACGCCGGCTACAAATCGTCTTGGAAACTGAGCAGCACGAGCCTAACTCCTGATTCCTCGGAGTCCCCAGCGTCCGCGTAGTGAAATTGAGACCCTGCAGGGAGCTGAAGAAACCAGTTCAGCTGGAGACAGCTGCGGGACGCGCAGCTTCCTGCACGGAGATTCGCCGAGGACACCTTCGCAGCCGGGAGCAATTCCCTAACTCGCTGCTGCCTTAGGGGTACAGCACGGACAGATGCGCATGGAGAAACCCACCGAGCACCCTGAGCGCGCGAACACGTCAGGCCTGGGCCCCATGCCCCACCCTCCATTGGCTGTACAGGCGGTGATCTAGACCCTGGTGCCCCTCGTGTGCGCCGTGGCGGGCAACGCCATGGTGGTCCTGGTGGTGGTCCGGAGCCGCCACATGGTCACACCCACCAACTGTTACCTGGTGAGTCTGGCCACCGCGGACCTGCTGGTGCTCCTGGCTGCTGAAGTGCCCACCGTGGCCGAGGCGGCATCCGCTCGGGTTTGGGTCTTCGGCCACGCAGGCTGCCTGGGCATCACCTACCTGCAGTATGTGGGCATCGACGCGTCCAAGGTGGAGCGCTACCTCGCCATCTGCCGTCCTCTGAGCGCCCAGGCTCTGTCCACCGCGGCACGGACCAAGCGCACTGCAGCGCTGGTGTGGCTGGGCACCGGCGCCTACGCGCTCTGGCTCTTCCTGGTGGACACGCGCAAGACCGCGTGAGCCGACGGCGTACAGGAGCAGGGCGGCTACCGCGTGTCACGCTCTCTACCCGCCCGTCTACTTCCTGGACTTTGCGCTCTTCTACGCGCTGCCCCTGGGCCTGGCCACCGTGTCCTATGCACTCATAGCACGCGTCCTCCTCGCGGGGCCGCTGCCTCCTGGTGACTGGGGACGATCGGGCTCTGTGCACCAGGGCGGCCCCGCTGGCCAAGGGCGTTTCTCCTCCCGCGGCAGGAGGGGTGACCTCAACCCCCGAAAGCAGGTAGGGACGTCCCTCCTCATTCGGACCCCTGTACTGAGCCAGCAGCAGATTGGTGGATGGAAGCTTGGGCCCTCCTAGGGTCAAGCTCAAGTTCAAGTCCAGGTGGTGCCACTTACTCGGCTTGTTTTTTGGCGACATCACTTCTGAGCTTTTCTGAGACTCCATTGCCTCACCTGTTGTATGAGGTAATGGCACAGAAATGGCATGATTCATTTAGAGTCAATGTCACAAACTAAACGCTAAATTCATCTCGGTTTGTTATTAAACTTACTCAGCGAGTCCCTACACCGTAGctgttattctctttcttctactgatggggaaagtgaggctcagagaggtgaagtgactttcccaagactATACTACGCCATCTGGCGCTAAAACTGCTCCAACGGGCCGGGACAGTCTGAAAACCCAAGAGGATGTGTTCTGGGGAGATCGAGAGAaattcagcatttattgagcacttactgtgtgcctgaTTCTCTGATGGTTCCTGATAGTATCCCTATTTGGGAGGTTTCATACCTATTTTTATGGACAAGGAAACAGGCTTAGAGGGGACAAGGGAGCGACAGAGGCGACACTGTAAGGGAACTGGGTGCAGGAACGCATGTGTCCAGGCTCCtcgtttcccccacccccattccagcAGTGCAGTCTCCCAAGGGTTTTCTAGGAATGCAGGTGGGAGGAGCGCTCTCTGGGCCCAACTGGTCTTTATCTTCAGCCTTCCACCCCCACCCACAGCTCACGGGGGAGGCGGGAGGACACCTTGTCCTGGCTGAGTCACTCCTGAGCCAGGCAAGGACCACATGTGCCATGTCCCTGCCTCTCCATTGGGCACACTGTTGGGGGCTCTTCCAGCTGCCCTCAAAAGCCCCTTTGGTCCATCCTGCTTGCAGCCACTTTAGGTCAAAGCAACTAttagagggaagggggcagggcacaggcTGAGCAGGTTTGAAATATTAACTTTAGGTGCCAGACAAATGCACCTCCTGCCCTTCCACTGGCTTATTTACTACTGTTTACCACTCTCAGGCTCAACCTGGAAGGACTGGGGTCAAACTCCTGCTTGCATGCTTTAGGTGAAACTTCTGGTGGTGAAAAGAGTATTCCAGACCTGGGTTCTGGCTCCTAGCTTTACTAACGtcttgctgtgtggctttgggtaaGTCACTTCACCTTGCTGAGACttgatttcctcctctgtaaaatgagaacaattaTAGTGCTCATCTACCTCAACGGATGGTAGTAAATATTATaaatctggcatatagtaagtattCAACATATGGTACCTACTATTGTTGTTTTGTTGGGGCATTAATGTCTTTTTTCATACTGGGTGGGCTGTGTCTATGGACCAAGTGTTCCTTTCATGCCTACGAGAGTCCTTGCAGAATGCAATGTACAATTCCAACGGGGAAGAGGCATTAAAGGAAATCAGAAAGCCCAGTGCAAGGtggagaataataataacaacaacaacaacaattaacATTTGTTGGGTATTTGCTATGTGCCGGGCACTGGACTTAGTGCTTATACAaatttacattttgaatttttataacaACTCTATGATGTATGAACTGTTATCACCTCAGTttgacacatgaggaaactgagtcacagagaggctTTCCAAGATTACAGAGCTGGTAAGTGACagaaccaagatttgaacccaagcaacctggctccagagcccacacactgccaTCCAGCATTTATCACCCAAACGAACCTAAAATGGAATGGAACAGGATCTGAATTTGGTAAAATCAGGA
It includes:
- the LOC133104117 gene encoding LOW QUALITY PROTEIN: thyrotropin-releasing hormone receptor-like (The sequence of the model RefSeq protein was modified relative to this genomic sequence to represent the inferred CDS: inserted 2 bases in 1 codon; substituted 1 base at 1 genomic stop codon) — protein: MDFSYINHTLVPLVCAVAGNAMVVLVVVRSRHMVTPTNCYLVSLATADLLVLLAAEVPTVAEAASARVWVFGHAGCLGITYLQYVGIDASKVERYLAICRPLSAQALSTAARTKRTAALVWLGTGAYALWLFLVDTRKTAXADGVQEQGGYRVSRXLYPPVYFLDFALFYALPLGLATVSYALIARVLLAGPLPPGDWGRSGSVHQGGPAGQGRFSSRGRRGDLNPRKQVTKMLAVVVVLFALLWLPYPTLVVVNSFLSPPYLNLGFLLFCCLCIYVNSAVNSIIYALMSQRCREAFHGLFQCWLAVPQLPPQEATPVYYSVIEDCSQHRLGSWKEPGSVMSRQGGDPGTSGQGPPSCPC